From Saccharibacillus brassicae:
GCATAGCCGATCGGCGCTTGCAGCGGGCGGCCGGCCGCATCCGCGAACGTCCACTCTTCGCTTCGCGTGAGCGCACCGGAACCGTCGCGCCGCAGCAGCGTGTACGTACCGAGTCGGTTGTAGCCGCCGTCCAGCAGAAAGCGCGCGCCGTCGGTCGCGACTACGGAAGAGCCGGCAAGCTTCGGATCGAGAAACGAAACGCTCGGCTGCACGGCCGGACCGAACAGGCGGCACAGCTTGAAGTCGGTGTAGTAGTAGAACCAGACTTCGTGGTCCGACACGACGTTCAGCGCGTAGCAGTCGGCGATATCCGCTTCGCTGTTCGTGAATACGCGGATGCCCCAGCTGTCCCAGGCGATCAGGCCGCTCTCCCCGACCGGGCGGCTCCAGCCGTAATTGCCGAACACGCCCTCGTCGAAAAAGCTTGTCCAGATCAGCCCGCCGGCCGTCGTCTGGACGCTCTGAATGCCGTCGCCGACGAGGAAGCGGCGCAGCGGCTGTCCGCTCCGGTCGAACACGGCGGCGTTCAGGTCGTACTGGTCGCGGCCGTAATACCGGCTGCGCGCGCCGACCAGCAGCAGATCCGCCCCGAGCGGCTGCACGTAGTGATAGTTGAACGATTCGCCTTCGACCGCGATTTCTTCGACAACGTCCTGCGCAGCGGAACCTGCCGGGGAACGCAGCTCGACGACCAGCACTTTGTAGCGGGGCGCGGCCTGCAGGCCGGACGGCACGAAGCCCGCTTCGCGGACCGGCTCCCCGTCGATCAGCAGCACGTAAGCGCGGCCGTCGTGGCCGAGCGAAGCCGAGACGAGCGTCCACCCGCGCAGGTACGGCGCCAGGTCGACGGCGAGATCGAGCCGGCGCTCGCGCGTGCCGCCGGCTGCCGGTCCGCTTGCGCCGCCGGTTCCATGCTGCGCTTTATCACCCTGCGACACGCCCTTCGCTTGCACGGCTTTCTGTGCCACATTCTGTACCGCGTCCGGCGCGCTAGCCGTAAGCGCCCCGCCCGCTCCGCTTGTCGCAGAGACTTCGCTCGCATTCTCCGCAGAAGTTTCGCTCCCGCTCTCTCCTTTGTCCTCATATCCGTTTGCGGCCGGCGAATCTGTCGAACCCGGTTCGCCTTGAACCGCCTGCATCGCTTTTATCGCTTTCAAAGCTTTTATGGCGTTGATCGTTTGCTCTCTCATCGGTTCTCCTCCGTTTGCGAAGCGGCGCGACAAGACCTTCTTGTCCGCGCCGCGTTTTCTGTCTCTCTATTGTGTACCCGCAAACGGCCGGGCAACAGTCCGCAAGTATGACGAACCGCGCACCGTGCCTTTTCTTTTTACACCATTACCTTCTTCAACCTGCCCAAATACCGGCCTCGCACGATGAAGAAGTACAGCATCTGCGCCGCCAGGAAGGCTGCGGTCGTCGTCAGTACCGGAACCGTGATGCTGCCGACGCTCATGAATTTCAGGATCGGATTCAGCACGACGAACGTCTGGACGGCGGACACCGCGATCGGAATGAAAAAGAGCAGCGCGATTTGCAGCGTGGCGGATTTCTTCATCTCGCCGATGCTGAGGCCCGTTTTGGATAGCGCATGGTACATTTGGCTGTCGCGCGTCAACTCGGCATGCAGCTTGAAGTACAGGAAGCTGGCCGACGACAGCGAGAACATCAGCGCCACGAACACGCCGATAAAGCCGAAAATGGACACCTGCTGCTTGAAATCGAGATACGAAGCGCTGCGCACGTCCATCGAGCCCGAGATCGGACGGTCGCTGTAGCTGTCGCCGCGTTCTCCTCTCCACCAGCGCTGCATCTCGGCACCGATCAGAGCTTCGCGGCTGTCGGAAGACAGCGTATCCGCCCGGTCCCACGCCGGAACGACGTAATAGATATGCGTGCTGAGGCTCGCTTCTTCGCCGAGCTGCTGCCGGACCGATTCGAACGCCCCGTCGGCGACGACGAGTACCGGCATGCCGGAAGCGGCCGTGAATGCCGCTCCGCCTCCGGTCTGCGTGACCGCAAACGAAGATTCGCCGCTTGCAAGCGTCACGGTGTCTCCTGCGGACGGATGTCGTTGGCCTTCGCGGACCGGCGGAAGCAGCAGCAGCGCTTCTCCGCCGCCGGAAGCCGCCGCAAAAGCAGGCGTCTCCCACAGCGCGGACACTTTGGCGTAATCCGAAGCCGAGATCAGGCGCGTCATCAGCTCTCTCGCCGCCCCGCCCGTCATGTACACGTACATCTGACGGACTTCGGCTTGGGCATAATCGCCGGCGTTCAGCCCGCGTTCGGAGACGAACGTCTCCACCGCGCTTTTGTCCGCGGCCAGCTTCTCGGGATCGCTCACGTTCAATTCGAACGAAACCGGGTTATCGGCGTACCGCCGCTGCGTCTCCTGCTGAAGCGACAGCACGAAGCCGGCGCTCATCGACGCGATCGACGTGACGACGGTAATGAGGAACAGGATTCGGGCGTTGTCCTTGATCTTGTACGCCAGCTCCGAGATCCAGAGCAGGTTTGTGCGCCGCCAGACGAAGGCGCGATTGCGTTTGAGCAGGCGCATGAACAATACGGACAGCTGCGAATAGAAGAAATACGTGCCGGCGATGCCCGCTGCGGCCGCGATGAAGATCCAGGCCGGCTCGAGTTCTTCGCCCTGCAGCGCCATATACCCGGCGACCAGCAGCGCGATGCCGAGCAGCGACAGCAGGATCGACGCTTTCGGTTCTTTTTTGGGCTTGGCGTCGCCGCGGATCAGTTCGAGCACGTTGTGCTTGCGCACGAACAGCAGCGTCAGGATCGAGAGGACGAGGAACAGCAGCGCGAACGCGCCGGTCGTCAGCAGAGCCGCTTTGACCGGCCAGTAGAACGGCAGTTCTTCCGTCTCCGTGATTCGTGCGGCGAGCAGCAGGAACAGCTTGGACAGCAGCAGCCCCGCGCCAATGCCGCCGAAGATTGCCCCCGCTCCGATCAACAGGTTTTCCAGACACACAAGGCGGTTGAGCTGCCCCGGCTTGGCGCCGAGCATCAGCAGCAGGCCGAACTCTTTGTTGCGCGATTTGAGAAACACGCTGATCGAGTAGAGCACGAAGAAAAACGCAAACGCGAAAATGACGTATTCCGCGGCCTGCATGCCGGCTTTGGTCATACGGTTCATCTCGCTGCCTTCGATCGCGGGATGGAAAATGAACACCGCAAACGAGAAAAAGATCATGACCATAAACGCGCTGCTGAGCAAATAGGCGAAATAGGCGCGCGCGTTGCGCCTCACGTTGTTAAACGCGAATCGAGGAAAGTTCATGCGCGCTGCCCCCCCAGAAAGAAAGAGTATCGATAATTTTTTGGAAAAAGGCCTGGCGACTGTCTCCGCGATGAATCTCGGCGGCCAACCGTCCGTCCTTGATAAACACGATGCGGTGGCAGTAGCTCGCCGCCAGCGGATCGTGGGTCACGAGCATGATCGTCGTGCGGTCGTGCCCGTTCAAGCCTTCCAGCGATTCCATCACGACGCGCGACGCTTTCGAATCGAGCGCGCCGGTCGGTTCGTCGGCCAGCAGAATCGAAGGCCGGGTAATGACGGCTCTTGCGATCGCTGTCCGCTGGCGCTGTCCGCCCGAGATTTCGTACGTGCGGCTGCCGAGAATGTCGCGGATGCCGAGCCGGTCCGCGATCGTATGCAGGCGCTCGTCCATCTCTTTGAGGTTCACGCCGTCGAGTGTCAGCGGCAGCACGATATTTTCCGCGACTGTCAGCGTGTCCAGCAGGTTGAAATCCTGGAACACGAAGCCGAGCTCGCGCCGCCGGAATTTGGCCAACTCGTTTCTTTTCATGGCGTACGGATCTTTGCCGCCGATCTTGACCGTGCCGGAACTCGGGACGTCGATCGTCGAGACCATGTTGAGCAGCGTCGTTTTGCCGCTGCCGGACGGTCCCATGACGCCGACGAATTCGCCCTCGGCGATCGTCAGATGGATATCGGTCAGCGCCTGGGTGGATACTTTGCCGGGATAGACTTTGTTCAAGCCGTTTGCTTCCAAAATGTTCATGATTGTCTCTCCTCTCCTGCTTCGATACCCAGTCTACCTGCATGCGGAAAAGGCGGCCAGAGATTCTCCTTAATGCCGCCTTACATTCGCGTTAAGATTCTGTTCGGGCACTTCGCGGAATTCGATGCGTACCGTCGTGCCGAGTCCCGGCTCCGACTCCAGTTCGAGCCGGTGGTCCAGATGCCGGCAGACTTCGCTGACCAGATACAGGCCCATGCCGGTCGATTCCTTGTACTGCCGTCCCCGCTGCCCGGTGAAATACGGATGCAATACCCGGTTCAGGTCTTCCTTGACAATCCCGATCCCTTCGTCGCGAATCTCAAGCAGCAGGCGCGGCCCGCGCGGATACGCGCGGATGAACACCTTTTTGCCGCTGCCTTCGGTATACTGCACGGCATTGGTCAGAATCTGTCCCAGAATGAACTGCAGCCATTTGGCGTCCGTGTACACTTCCGCGTCTTCCGCCACGTCGACGACCGGAACCATGCGGCGCGCGATAAACAGCCGCCGCTGCTCCGCCAGCGCTTCGCGCACCGGCAGCGCCAGCTTGACCCGTTCCGCGGCGAAATCGTGCTCGAACCGTTCCAGGCGCGACGTATAGATGACCATCTCCAGCCCCCGGCGCAGACGGTCCAGTTCTTCGGCGACGCTGTCCGCCAGATCTTCGTCTTCGATCTCGCGCGCCGAGAGCTGCAGCACGGACAGCGGCGTCTTCATCTGGTGGACCCACCGGCCGATGAACGTGACATGCCGTTCCATCGCGCTGCGCCGCGCGGCGAGTTCTTCTTCGTATTGGCGGTCGTAGACGCGAATCAGCTCGGAGACCGCTTCGGCCAGCAGAGACTCGCCGAGCGGCTCCAGGCGATCGGACCGCGGCACGTCGGGATGCGACAGCCGCGTGTAGAGCCGGCGCAGCGCCGCGTAACGAAACGCCAGGTAAGCCGCCAATACGGCGGCGCTCAGCAGCAGGCCGTACAGGATGATATCCGGCGGCCGTTCTTCGCCGCTGATCCAGTACAGCAGCGGCACCAGCAGCGCCTGGAACGCGAAGAAGAGCAGGAGCGGCAGCTGATCGCGCCAGAACAGCTTCACGGCTGTTCGCCCTCGGACGGCTGGCGGACTTGTCCGTCGGCGGAATCTGCGGTGGCGCCTTGCGCCGCGTGCGTCCTGCGTGCGCCGGATTCTTCGGAGCCGCCTTGCGCCGCGTGCGTCCTGCGTGCGCCGGATTCTGCGGCGTCGCCTTGCGCCGCGTGCGCCCTGCGTGCGCCGGCATCTGCGGCGTCGCCTTGCGCCGCGTGCGCCCTACGTGCGCCGGGTTCTTCGGAGCCGCCGCTTTCGCCGCTGACTGCACCGGCTGCCGGCCGTTCGTGCGAATCCGCTTCCGGCACGTTCAGCAGGTATCCGGCGCCGCGCACCACTTCGATGACTTCGGCCGCCTGCAGTTCCTTTAGCTTTTTGCGCACGCGCGTAATATAGACGTTCAGCGTGTTGTCATCGATAAAATGATGGTCTTCCCACATGATCCCGAGCAGCCGGTCGCGGCTGACGACCCGGCCCGCCCGCCGCAGCAGCGCTTCGAGCAGCAGCGATTCCTTCTGGCTGAGCTCGGTCGAACGTTCGCCCGCCGCCAGAGCGAAGCGCTCGGGATAGAGCGTCAGACCGCCGGCCTGGATCTTCGTCTCTTCCGGGCCCGCCGCGTATTCGCCGTACGCCCGCCGCAGATGGCTGCGGATCTTGGCCAGCACGATTTCGTAATGAAAAGGCTTGGTAATATAATCGTCCGCGCCGTTCTCCAGCGCCATGACCTGTTCCATCTGCCCGTCGCGCGCGGAGATGAACAGGATCGGACAGACGGATTCCGCCCGGATCTGCCGGCACCAGTAGAAGCCGTCGTATTTCGGCAGATTGACGTCGAGCAGCACAAGCTTGGCTTCGGACTCCCGGAACGTTTCCATGACGCGTTCGAAGTCTTCGACCACTTCGGCCCGGTAGCCGTATTTTTCGATATCGCCGCGAAGCAGCTCCGCGATCTTGCAATCGTCTTCCACGATCAGAATGGTAGACATGGTTATCCTCTCCTTTTGATCCGTTTTCGAACAGGCATCCTTCCATAGACGCCGAACCTCTGCGCTCCCATGCAAAAAGCGGCAAATCCCCCAAGGGGAGCTGCCGCTTCGGATGCCGCCTTGCCGTCATATGCCGTCATTTTCAGTGATTTACCGTGCGTCAGCTGCGAAGCCCCGCCGCTTCGCACGCTGCGGCAAACGCGGCGTAGTCCGCGAACCGCCGCTCTCCGGTCCATGCTTTTTCGGCCATGGCGCGCAGCGGTTCGCGGATGCCCTGCGCCACCGCTTCGATCGTCTGCGCTTCCGGCTTGTCGGACCAGACCGAGAACGAACAGCCGAGCAGGGCGTCGGGGTACGGCAGTGCCCACTCCTGCGGTTCGTTCTCGCCGACGCGCGGCAGCAGGCCGGGGTGCCAGCCGCCGTAGATTTTGTCTCCGGTCGGGTACGTATAGCCCGCATGTTCGCCCAGCACGTAATAGAAGTAGGCGTCGTTGAAGTTGACCAGCTCGTGCCCGCGATCGACAAACGTCTGCGCCGAAGCCATTTTGCGGTCCCACTTCGTCCAGTACGTGACCTGCATGGACGGCTTGGGCAGGACCCGCTGCTCCAGACCGGCCCGGTACAGCCCGTCGTTCCAGACGCGCACCGTAAAGCCTTGGGCTTCGAGGCGCTCCGCGACCGTATTCAGGTAAGCGACGTACGCGTCCACTTCCGTTCCGCCTTCGATGCCGAGCGTCTCGCGCGCGTACTCGCCGAGCTGCGGATACGACGCAAACGTGCCGAAGTCGATAAATTCGTCGCCTCCGATATGAAAATACGGGCTGCCCGCGAACAGTTCGGCGTATTCGTCGATCAGGTCCAGCACGAACGCGACCGCTTCGGGGTTCGTGATGTCCAGCGCGCCTTTGGCCGGCCGGCCTTCGGAATCGGTCAGCAGCCATTCCGGCCGATTGCGCAGCGCCCAGCCGAGATGCCCCGGCGAATCGAGCGAAGGAATAAGCGTGATCCGGTGGCGCCGCGCTTCTTCCGCGATCTCCCGGATCTGCGCCCGGGTCAGGTAGCGTTCCGACATCACTTCGGGATGGCGCTCGCTTTCGAACGTAAAGCCTTCATTTTCGGAAAAATGCAGCTGGAGCGTATTGAGCTTCAATTCCGCCATTTCCCCGATTCGCTGCATGATCCATGCCTGCGGATAAAATTTCCGGCCGATATCGAGATGCAGCGCCCGCTCGCCGACAAGCGGCTCGTCTTCGATCGCGCCGTACTCAAGCTCGCCTCCGCCGGAAGAAAGCAGCTGCCGCACCGTCCGCAGGCCGTGCAGCGCCGCTCTCGCATCCGAAGCCGTCAACGTCACGAAGTCCCCGATATCGAGCCGGTACGCTTCCGGGTGAACGGTGCCGGGCACCGCGCCCAGCTCTATCAGCAGATCGCCGGGCTTCGCTTCGCGGGCGACCCCGATCCGGGCCGGCGCGGCGAACGCGCCGACTTCGGCGAACTTGCCGCGAAAATCTTCCGCCGCT
This genomic window contains:
- a CDS encoding FtsX-like permease family protein — protein: MNFPRFAFNNVRRNARAYFAYLLSSAFMVMIFFSFAVFIFHPAIEGSEMNRMTKAGMQAAEYVIFAFAFFFVLYSISVFLKSRNKEFGLLLMLGAKPGQLNRLVCLENLLIGAGAIFGGIGAGLLLSKLFLLLAARITETEELPFYWPVKAALLTTGAFALLFLVLSILTLLFVRKHNVLELIRGDAKPKKEPKASILLSLLGIALLVAGYMALQGEELEPAWIFIAAAAGIAGTYFFYSQLSVLFMRLLKRNRAFVWRRTNLLWISELAYKIKDNARILFLITVVTSIASMSAGFVLSLQQETQRRYADNPVSFELNVSDPEKLAADKSAVETFVSERGLNAGDYAQAEVRQMYVYMTGGAARELMTRLISASDYAKVSALWETPAFAAASGGGEALLLLPPVREGQRHPSAGDTVTLASGESSFAVTQTGGGAAFTAASGMPVLVVADGAFESVRQQLGEEASLSTHIYYVVPAWDRADTLSSDSREALIGAEMQRWWRGERGDSYSDRPISGSMDVRSASYLDFKQQVSIFGFIGVFVALMFSLSSASFLYFKLHAELTRDSQMYHALSKTGLSIGEMKKSATLQIALLFFIPIAVSAVQTFVVLNPILKFMSVGSITVPVLTTTAAFLAAQMLYFFIVRGRYLGRLKKVMV
- a CDS encoding ABC transporter ATP-binding protein, translating into MNILEANGLNKVYPGKVSTQALTDIHLTIAEGEFVGVMGPSGSGKTTLLNMVSTIDVPSSGTVKIGGKDPYAMKRNELAKFRRRELGFVFQDFNLLDTLTVAENIVLPLTLDGVNLKEMDERLHTIADRLGIRDILGSRTYEISGGQRQRTAIARAVITRPSILLADEPTGALDSKASRVVMESLEGLNGHDRTTIMLVTHDPLAASYCHRIVFIKDGRLAAEIHRGDSRQAFFQKIIDTLSFWGGSAHELSSIRV
- a CDS encoding sensor histidine kinase; its protein translation is MKLFWRDQLPLLLFFAFQALLVPLLYWISGEERPPDIILYGLLLSAAVLAAYLAFRYAALRRLYTRLSHPDVPRSDRLEPLGESLLAEAVSELIRVYDRQYEEELAARRSAMERHVTFIGRWVHQMKTPLSVLQLSAREIEDEDLADSVAEELDRLRRGLEMVIYTSRLERFEHDFAAERVKLALPVREALAEQRRLFIARRMVPVVDVAEDAEVYTDAKWLQFILGQILTNAVQYTEGSGKKVFIRAYPRGPRLLLEIRDEGIGIVKEDLNRVLHPYFTGQRGRQYKESTGMGLYLVSEVCRHLDHRLELESEPGLGTTVRIEFREVPEQNLNANVRRH
- a CDS encoding beta-N-acetylhexosaminidase, producing MNSQIHDSGTVPGTRRYLMTEEGRWRPGPGSSLMIFRQDTGGAADEAELLLGVLEAAEDFRGKFAEVGAFAAPARIGVAREAKPGDLLIELGAVPGTVHPEAYRLDIGDFVTLTASDARAALHGLRTVRQLLSSGGGELEYGAIEDEPLVGERALHLDIGRKFYPQAWIMQRIGEMAELKLNTLQLHFSENEGFTFESERHPEVMSERYLTRAQIREIAEEARRHRITLIPSLDSPGHLGWALRNRPEWLLTDSEGRPAKGALDITNPEAVAFVLDLIDEYAELFAGSPYFHIGGDEFIDFGTFASYPQLGEYARETLGIEGGTEVDAYVAYLNTVAERLEAQGFTVRVWNDGLYRAGLEQRVLPKPSMQVTYWTKWDRKMASAQTFVDRGHELVNFNDAYFYYVLGEHAGYTYPTGDKIYGGWHPGLLPRVGENEPQEWALPYPDALLGCSFSVWSDKPEAQTIEAVAQGIREPLRAMAEKAWTGERRFADYAAFAAACEAAGLRS